In one window of Bos taurus isolate L1 Dominette 01449 registration number 42190680 breed Hereford chromosome 4, ARS-UCD2.0, whole genome shotgun sequence DNA:
- the MTERF1 gene encoding transcription termination factor 1, mitochondrial: MSFPKGLGHLTIMVPRKLLYVRSNYLFGSRCWMIRFSTEILFKSVSFRPFSKKCDNADSEPLENEELLNNLLTMGVDVDMARKRQPGVFNRTDTNEQDLQTFLLSKGASKEVIASIISRYPRAMTRTPESLSNRWDLWRRIVTSDLEIVNILERSPESFFRSSDNLNLENNIKFLYSVGLTHKDLCRLLTNAPRTFSNSLNLNKQMVEFLQEICLSLGHNGPTDFVRKIIFKNPFILIQSTKRIKANIEFLQSTFCLTNEELLSLICGPGAKILDLSSDCMRRSYRNIKDKLSSLGCTAKEIRKFVLSYPDMIFLGEKKFNDKIDCLIEEKVNISQIIKHPRILDSSISTLKSRIKELVNVGYDLSTSNISLLSWSQKRYNAKLKKLCIEQNIVLEN; encoded by the exons ATGAG CTTTCCAAAAGGTTTGGGCCACCTGACCATTATGGTGCCAAGAAAACTCTTGTATGTGAGAAGTAACTATCTCTTTGGTTCAAGATGTTGGATGATCCGATTTTCAACAGAAATCCTCTTTAAATCAGTTTCATTTAGGCCTTTCAGTAAGAAATGTGATAATGCAGACAGTGAACCTTTGGAAAATGAAGAACTGCTGAATAACTTACTTACCATGGGAGTAGATGTTGACATGGCAAGGAAGCGACAGCCTGGAGTTTTTAACAGGACAGATACTAATGAGCAGGACCTGCAGACATTCCTTCTGTCTAAAGGAGCCAGCAAAGAAGTGATTGCTAGCATCATATCAAGATACCCACGAGCCATGACTCGCACACCTGAAAGTCTTTCAAATCGATGGGATCTGTGGAGAAGAATTGTGACATCAGACCTTGAAATTGTAAATATTTTGGAACGTTCTCCTGAATCTTTTTTTCGGTCCAGTGACAACCTAAACTTAGAGAATAACATAAAGTTCCTCTACTCAGTTGGATTGACCCATAAAGACCTTTGTCGATTGTTGACCAATGCCCCGCGTACCTTCTCCAATAGTCTTAATCTGAATAAACAGATGGTTGAATTTTTGCAAGAAATCTGTTTGTCGTTGGGTCACAATGGTCCCACAGATTTTGTCaggaagataatttttaaaaaccctttcATCTTAATTCAGAGCACCAAACGGATAAAGGCTAATATTGAATTTTTACAGTCCACGTTCTGCTTGACCAACGAGGAACTGCTTAGTCTGATATGTGGTCCAGGAGCTAAAATCCTAGACCTTTCCAGTGACTGTATGAGAAGAAGCTACAGAAATATCAAAGACAAACTCTCTTCTCTTGGGTGTACTGCAAAAGAGATACGGAAGTTTGTTTTAAGCTATCCAGATATGATCTTCTTGGGAGAGAAAAAGTTTAATGATAAAATAGACTGCCTCATAGAAGAAAAAGTTAACATTTCACAAATAATTAAACATCCTCGGATTTTGGATTCAAGCATAAGTACTTTAAAAAGTCGAATCAAAGAATTGGTAAATGTTGGCTATGACTTGAGTACATCAAACATCAGCCTTCTGTCTTGGAGTCAAAAAAGATATAATGCTAAATTGAAAAAGTTATGTATTGAGCAGAACATTGTCCTGGAGAATTAA